The DNA region TCTAAACCATCCACGACCAGGAAATTTTCCGCATTTTGGACATTTCCAAAAGAAGATAGTATATCCTATATAAATTATAAAGCCTGCTATTGCTGCATTAAACCATATTTGTTCGCTAAATCCAAAGATTTCATTCATACCTTTTACTTTCAAGACAATACTTGGCGTTAATAGTACAAAGAATACAAGTGCAACCATTTTTGCATTAAATATAACTTTAGCAAATTTCTTTTTTATTTCATCATTTTTCATATCAAATCCCTAATTTTAGTATTCTATTATATGTAAAATTTATAAAAAGATGATAAAATTCAAAAATACTCATTCTTAAAAAGGATTTCAATGGCTTCAAAAGCAACAGCTAGACATATATTAGTAAATACTGAAAAATTAGCAAAGAAAATAAAAAAAGAGATAATTCAAAATGATATAACTTTTGAAAAAGCAGCAAAAAAGTTTTCAAAATGCTCTTCAGGAAAAAGAGGTGGTCATTTAGGTACTTTTTCAAAAGGCGAAATGGTTAAAGAATTTGATGAAGTAGTATTTTCAAAAGATTTATTAAAAATTCATGGACCTGTAAAAACACAATTTGGTTTTCACTTAATCGAAACTACTTCAAGGTATTAAAGACTTAAGAGAACTAATCTTTTTTTTGTTCTCTTAATTTATCTTTCTTACTTCTTCTTTTCCCTTTAACAGGCTCTTTTCCCTTTTCTTTTTCAATAGGTGTTCCAATTAATTCAAAACCTTTTATTTGCTCTCTTTCAAGCTTGATATTGGCACGTTTCTCAATTAATTTAAAATGCTCACTATTTTCTAAAGTAATAAATGAAATAGCTAAACCCTCTCGCCCTGCTCTTCCACTTCTTCCAATTCTATGAATATAATCAGCAGGTGAACGAGGTAAATCAAAATTTATAATACAAGAAATATCATCAATATCCAAGCCACGTGCTGCAATATCAGAAGAAAATAAAACCTTAATCTTTTTATCTTTGAACTCTTTTAGAGTATATTCTCTATCTTCTTGCGTTAAATCTCCATGGAATGATTGAGCATTTATATTATATTTCCTAAATTTAGCTGCAATATTATTTGCTGCTCTATTGTTTGCCATAAAAACCAAAACTCTTTCCCATGAATTTGAAGAGATTAATTCTCTTAACAATGGATTTCTATTTTCCATATTTACTTCAATTGCTCTTTGTTTAATAAGTTCAACCGTTGGCTGTTCATCTTGAATTGAAACCTCAATAGCATTTGTTGTAATCATTGAAGCTATTTGCTTCATTTTTGGAGGATACGTTGCTGAAAAAAGTAAGTTTTGTCTTTTTTGGGGTAATTGTTTTAAAATTAACTCTAATTCTTCTGCAAAACCTAAATCAAGCATTTTATCAGCTTCATCAAGAACAAAAAACTCTAAATTATCTAAATTAATCTGTTTTTTATCTATAATATCAAGTAATCGTCCAGCAGTAGCAACAACAATATCACAACCTTTTTGTATATCTAAAAGTTGATCGCCAATACTTTTTCCACCAATTACACTAACTATTTTTAAATTTAGTATTAGGTTTGAACCTAAAGTTTTAAAAATATCCGCAATTTGTAAAGTAAGCTCACGCGTTGGTGCTAAAACAAGCGTTCTAATTTTTGCTTTTCCTTCTTTGATATTTAAAGAATAATGATTTAAAATAGGCAATACAAAAGCCGCAGT from Poseidonibacter antarcticus includes:
- a CDS encoding peptidylprolyl isomerase encodes the protein MASKATARHILVNTEKLAKKIKKEIIQNDITFEKAAKKFSKCSSGKRGGHLGTFSKGEMVKEFDEVVFSKDLLKIHGPVKTQFGFHLIETTSRY
- a CDS encoding DEAD/DEAH box helicase, translating into MTFKEFNLNKIIEKSLEENLYITPTAIQEKVIPLVLESNDIIAKAQTGSGKTAAFVLPILNHYSLNIKEGKAKIRTLVLAPTRELTLQIADIFKTLGSNLILNLKIVSVIGGKSIGDQLLDIQKGCDIVVATAGRLLDIIDKKQINLDNLEFFVLDEADKMLDLGFAEELELILKQLPQKRQNLLFSATYPPKMKQIASMITTNAIEVSIQDEQPTVELIKQRAIEVNMENRNPLLRELISSNSWERVLVFMANNRAANNIAAKFRKYNINAQSFHGDLTQEDREYTLKEFKDKKIKVLFSSDIAARGLDIDDISCIINFDLPRSPADYIHRIGRSGRAGREGLAISFITLENSEHFKLIEKRANIKLEREQIKGFELIGTPIEKEKGKEPVKGKRRSKKDKLREQKKD